ACATCAGGGCATTCCCGATCTATAACGAAGACCTTGCTTTCATGAAGGACACTCATATTACCGAGCGAGTGACCTGGACCATTGGCGCAAACTTCTTCAATGCGTTCAATCGCCACCGCTTTACCAGCTTCAATACGACGTGGTCGGATGCCGCTTTCGGTCAGTCAACGGCTGTCAGCGCTCCCCGCTACGTCCAGATCAATACAAGAATCAAGTTCTAGCGACCGAGCACGAACAGCCTCTAGACCTCAACCTGACGGTGTTTCGAGTCTCATAAACTGAAACACCGTCTTTCTATTTATTCCACAGTAGTTCTGGGAGATATCGATCTTGCTTCGCAACGTAATGTTTCAACTTGCTTTGGCTGCTTCGGTGTCGGCAGTCGCTATCCATACAAACGCCGAAACGCCAAAACGTCATCCTGTACTGATGATCTCAATCGACGGCCTGCGCCCCGACTATGTAACGGAAGCGGACAAGCACGGTCTGAAGATCCCCGTCCTGCGCTCGTTTCTGCAAAAAGGCGCGTACGCGGATAGCGTGCAGAATGTATCGCCCACGGTCACTTATCCGAATCATACGACGCTGGTGACCGGCGTTTCGCCGAACGAGCACGGCATCTACAACAACACCGTCTTCGATCCCATGGGGAAGGAGCAGAGCGCATGGAACTGGTACGGAGCGCAGGTGAAGGTTCCCACGCTTTGGCAGGCGGCAAAGGCCAGCGGCCTTACCACCGGAAGCGTTCTGTGGCCCGTCACGGTGCATTCCAGGGGAATCGACTACAACGTGCCGGAGTACTGGCGCACCAAGACGGAGTATGACCACTATCTTCTGGAGGCGGTGTCCACGCCATCCGGCTTTCTGGAAGAGGCAGAGAAAGATGCAGGTCCTTTCTACTCAGGCGAGGGCAATCTCGTTCTGGATGAAAAGATCACCAGAACCGCAATCTCCATGATCCAAGCCCACCATCCGGACCTCGTGACGATTCATATCGTCGCACTGGATCATTTGGAGCACGCGCACGGCCCCTTCAGCCCAGAAGCGAACGAGACGCTGGAGCAGATCGACGCGAAGGTCGGCCGGATCATTTCCGCGGAGCTGCGAGTCCATCCTGATGCGGACATCGTGATTACTTCGGACCACGGTTTTTTGCCGGTAACGCACAAGATGAATCTGAATGCAGCGTTGGTGAAGGCGGGACTCCTTACGGTGAGCGCGGGGCCGAAGCCTCATGTCACCGCCTGGAAGGCATTCGCCTGGAGCGCAGATGGAAGCGCTATGGTCGTGCTCAACGACAACAGCGACAAGGCAACGGAGCAGCAAGTTGCACAGCTGCTAAGTGATCTCGCGAAGGACCCTGCGAACGGAATTAATCAAGTGTTATCGCGTAGCGAGGCTGCTGCTATCGGCGTACCGGAACAGGCAGCTTTCATCGTCGATTGGAAGTCTGGCTATCACATGGGCTCAGGTCTCAGCACGCCACTGGTGGAAGACACAGCACCTGGAGGCGCTCATGGATATCTGGCAACTCATCCCGAGCTGCATTCGTCGTTCTTTATTGTGGGACCGGATATCGCCAAAAGTAAAAAGCTAGGAACAATCGATATGCGTCAGATCGCCCCAACCTTGGCGAGGGAATTGGGTATCGTCCTTCCTTCAGCAAAGATGCAACCACTTACATTGAAATAGGCCGCCGCTAAGCAACCGTAATTGCATGAGTAATCAATGTGCAAAGCTTCACAGAGCTTCGATCTCAGATCGAGAAAACGAAACAGTAGGAATCCATGAAATTAATTTATTGTCTGTTTGCGGTTAGCTTGATTGCAGCAAGGACGGTCACTGCGGAGTCCTTCTGGATTGGTACATGGGCAGCAGCACCACTTCGTGCTGAACAAGCGCATGTTGATAAAGTCAGGATAGGAGAAGCAGAAAGGACTATCCGACAGACCATTCGCATCTCGCAAGGCGGTTCTGAGGTACGCATCTCTTTTACGAATGAATTTGGCCTTCTCCCGTTACAAATCAAGAACGTCCATGTTGCCATTCAGAAATCGAAAGACACTATCGATCCAGCATCAGATCATGCCGTGACGTTCGATAACCTTACGAATATTACGATCGCCCCAGGAGGTTATGTAACGAGTGACCCGATCAAGATGACTGCACCACCATTAAGCAGCCTTGAAGTAAGTGTCGTATTGCCCGAACAGAAAATTGATGGGATCACATTCCACGGCACAGCAGTTTCCAGCACATACATAGCCACTGGCGATCACGCTCAAGATCCATCGATTCCTGTTGCGGAGGTAACTCATTCCTGGTATTTCCTGAAGAACATCCAGGTGAAAAAGGAAAAGGGTTCTGCAGCGATTGTCGCAATCGGCGATTCGATAACAGATGGATCGTTCTCTGAATATGACGTGAACCATCGGTGGACTGATCGCTTGGCGGAGCGCTTGGTACACAATCGAGGGACAAAACATCTATCTGTTATGAATGCGGGCATTGGAGGAAACCGCCTACTACATAACTACATAGGCCAACGAGCGTTGGATCGATTTGATCGAGATGTATTATCGGCACCGGGCGTGAAGTACATCGTGCTGTTAGAAGGTATCAACGATATTGGCTTCACAGGCAAGCCGCGTGGAAAAGGGGATCAGATTACCATCGAAGAGCTTATTGCAGCAATGAAACAACTTATAGATCGAGCTCATGCAAAAGGGTTGGAAATTTTTGGAGCTACGCTGACTCCATATGAGGGCGCTCGCTACTCTACACCCGAAGGTGAACAGATGCGCCAGACCATGAATGCATTCATTCGCAAATCGGGTAATTTCGACGGTGTTATCGATTTCGATAAGGCGGTTCGCGACCCGGGCAATTCGACGGCACTGTTTGCAAAATATGATCACGGTGATCATTTGCATCCTTCCGATGCTGGCTACATAGCCATGGGAGATGCAATAGATCTGTCGCTCTTTTCAGTGAATCCGCAAAAAGCAAACAAGTCGGGTGATTGACATCCTGGGCGCCAATGTTTAGAGCAGTTTCAAGTGAGAACCTTCTCGAACAGATACTCTCCTCGTGCGCGCAGGACATTGGGAATTATATGGCGCCGTCATTGCCGCATTAATTCGAGCTCCGACGCAACAAAAACTGCCGCGAAAGGCCGATGACCTCTTCAGCGCAATATCCCGCACTACCTGGGACGATGGTCTGTCATACAAGGGGCGAAGTCCGTTCCCAAAAAAACGAATCCATTAGCTGCAACCTTCGGGACGGCTTACCCAGGTCGTTTAATATCTAGCCCAATCAGGGATCGCAGAAGGACTACGGCTATGAGTTTGCATCAACCTCCGCGCGGGAAGTCCGAGACATCGTCTCCGACAAGCGGCAGCGATGGTTTCGATTCGATACGAACACCCGTGTAACTCTTCCAGTGTCCGATCTCCCCAAAATAGGCTACGGGGATGCCAGAACAGATTTTCTGAGGCTGGGGAGGGAAATGCAAGATGCATCGGATCAAATACAGCAATCTGCAGTCCCACTTATTAAGGTCCTGCAGGCCGTGGCTGGAGCGGTGTCCAACAGAGTGCCAACGCGACATCTATAGAGAAGGCGGTCATTAAGTGCGCCAGCATAGGAGTTAGTGGCGTGCAGGGAGGCCCGCCAAAGTACTTATTTCTTCGTCGCAGTTTGCATAACTGGTCCCCCAGCAAAAAAGCGATTTTTGAATAGGCTGGCGTCGCCATTCTGAGACCGTGCATCTCGCACATTCCAATAGGCTTGGAAAATCATTTCATCAGCAAGGTAGCTCACGACCAATACACGACCACATCGAAGAGGCACCATATTACTCAAAACAGGGTAGTTATAAAGAAACATGAAAGCCTACCGAACAGGGAGGCTTATGATTGGTTTCTTGTAAGCTATTGATTCTAAATGGTGGCCAGAGACGGGATCGAACCGCCGACGCCGGCCTTTTCAGGGCTCGCCTCCCAATTTGCTAAGCGGTTTAGAATCAACATAAATACTTCAGAATGAGAGGATTGCAAGGACTAAAGATGTAGTACTGAGTGGCATAGATAGGTGCCTTTTGGTACGCAAAATGTGTCCTATATGTGTCCGAAACTTTTAAGTGTGGCTTGGGCACCTCTTGGTGTTGTCTTGACGATTATCGCATCGGCCCTCCGATGGAGGGCGGATGCGATAGTTCCTTGTTCCTCTCTCGAACTTGCCTGAAGCGTGTACGGCCTTCCCGCTCTCCACTACCTATTACAACTTTCCGAATTACATTATGTGTAATTCATGTATACTGAAATAGGAAGCTAAAGAGAGGCTGCACTTGCATGGATGTTCGTTTCAAAGATCCAAAGCTCGATCGGCTGGAGACGGATCCGACCTACGATGCCGGTTTCTCCCAAGCGATCGTGACGGCGTACCGGAGCAGGATGCAGGTCATCCGGGCAGCTTCGGACGAACGGGTCTTTTACAGCTTGAAGTCTTTGCATTTTGAAAAATTGAAGGGCAATCGCAGCTCCCAGCATTCGATGAGGTTGAACAAGCAGTGGCGTTTGATTATCGAGTTTGAAGGAGTAGCGCCCAACAAGCTCGTCGCGGTGATAAGCATCGAAGACTACCACTGAATGAAGCGAAAGAGGTGATGATCGTGGAGGTAATGGACAGAACTCCGGCTGAGGTATTTCCTCCGGGTGAGTTCATTCGGGAGGAGATTGAAGCGCGTGGATGGAGCCAGGTAGAACTTGCAGAGATTCTCGGGCGTCCTCCCCGCTTAGTAAGTGAACTGATTGCCGGCAAGCGGGCAATCACGCCGGAAACGGCGAAGGGATTGGGAGAGGCTTTCAATACCGGAGCACAGTTCTGGATGAACCTGGAAAGTTCGTACCGGCTTGCTCAGGTTAAGCAGGACAGCAGCAATTCAGTAGCGCGACGAGCGAAGCTGTACGAAAAAGCTCCGGTAAAAGAGATGATGCGGCGGTACTGGATTCAGCCGACCGAGAACATCGACGTTCTGGAGAAGAGTGTGATGGACTTCCTGCATATCAAATCTCTTGATGACCAACCGCAGTTGTTGCCTCACGCAGCACGGAAGTCCACTTCTTACATCGAACACACTCCTGCGGAGCAGGCGTGGCTCTTTCGTGCGCGACAACTCGCGCAGGCAGTGGATGTGAAGTCGTTCTCGGAGGCGTCCTTCACCACTGCTCTTGCACGGCTCAAAACCCTGTTGCGTGATCCTGAAGACGTGCGCCAGGTACCACGAGTCTTGGCCGATGCAGGCGTTCGGTTTCTGGTCGTTGAGACATTGCCACAAACCCGAATAGATGGCGCGTGTCTCTGGCTGAATGACAAATCCCCGGTAATCGCAGTGTCACTACGGTTTGATCGCATCGATGGATTCTGGCATACGCTTTTGCACGAGTGCGCACATGTGAAACATAAAGATGGCCTGGAAGCTGGAGGTCTACTCGACTTGGATCTAGTAGGAGAAGGCTCTGGCACCGGCGAAGAAAAACCTGCAATTGAAAAGCGCGCTGATGACTTCGCTGCTAACTTCTCGATTCAGAAAAGCGACCTCGACAATTTCATTTTGAGAGTTCGGCCGCTCTTCTCGAAGACGAAGATTCAAGGCTTATCAGCTCGGCTGAATGTTCATCAAGGTATAGTCGTCGGCCAACTCCAACATCGCAAAGCAATCCCATATTCGCATAGTCGGGAAATGCTAGCGAAGGTACGACACATCGTGACCGAAGCAGCACTGACGGATGGGTTTGGCAGTTTTTTGACAACAGCGGTTTGATCTCAAACTGTGAGGAACGATATGTCCTATAACGAACAGCTCCAGCGAATTGTGAAGAAGTATGAGGACGCAGGAAATCCTCTTCCAGCCACTGCACACGATATTGCAATTTGGGCCATTGAGCAGGGCCTATGGCAACCGCAGCGTTCGACTGTCGTGGATCGCTGCGCGGAGGAGATCGCTCGCGCAATGCGCGAAGAGCATATCACCGATCCTCAAGGTCGTCGCGTCCGCGTGAAGCATGTTGCGACAGTGGAACGAAACGGAAGGCAGGCGGCGTTTTGGGCGGATATGCGCACGGCGCCGCGCGAGCACATGGAAATCGCGTTCCAGCAACGCCGGCAGCAGATTGTCGGGGACTGTCGACAATTGAAATGGGATGTGGATAGCTACAACCAGAACCACAATGACGGCGAGTCACTTCAGATGGTTTTTGACTTCACACTCGATTTGGAGGAAATTGAGGCGCTTGCTGCCATTGCCTGATTTGAGGCTTACTTGCGTAGCTACATTTTTTGAAGGAGGAACGAAATGAAAGAACCCGGACTGGATAATCGACATCGCGATAAGAATCCGCCTAAGGCCGGCGAGATTCAGCAAAAGCGCAGTGACACACTGAATAAAAACCTGCCGAAGCCAATTCCGCAGTTTTCACCCAATGCGAAGCTTGGAACCATGCGCGTGGAAACAGGTAAAACAAGCGTGGAGGCAGTTCGAAGAGCGGCCAAACGATTGCGGCCATAACGCTCGCTCGTCCCGTGGTCAAGCAATCGACCATTTCAATAATCAATTGATTCTTCTGAGGCTGAACTCCAAAGCATTCCCGGAACGGTCTCGGTGATTTGCCGATGGTTGAGTTCTCGTTCCCGCAACGCTTTCTCGGCCAGATTACGATCCTCATTGCGGTTCAACGGACCTTGACTACCAGAGCTTCTCGAACGGCGAGGATGACACGATTTATGAAGTAACGTGCAAAGAGTGTGGACACCGGACCACATCCTAACGATGGGATGGCTCAGACTTGCGCGCCTCTCATCAACGCGGAGAAGCTGATCGCCGGATATAAGCTCTGAGTTCTACGGTAATTTGGTTTGGGATTCTTCTTCTGACGAAGTGTCAGCAAGCCGGTGCTTTCCTCTCGGCAGGAAGAAATTGGCGCGAATCAGGGCAATTGCAGGCTGAATCTTCTTAGAACCGTTGCTTTCTTTGATCGAGAACTCGCGATTTTCGTGGAGCAATTCGTGCAGTGCCAACGCCGTCTCCAGCGTATTCAGAAGCCGCACGATTTCGGTCTTCGTGTTGGGCGGTTCGGTTCTTCCGTGTTGAACGCCATGCCGGGAGAGACCAGCAGAATCAGGAATGTTTAAGGGCAGATTCCCCCAGAGCAGCTTCACGACCTTGAGCAGGGACAGCCAGATCGCGGCGCAGAAAAGATCTTCCTGCGCTTTCTCGGCGATCACACCCTTAGCCCGAAGTGTCTTCGGGACATCTGTAGACGCGTGGAGAGATTCTGGGTTCAGGGTCTGTATGACCCTCTCTAGCATCGCAATAAGATTCGGAACAGCGATGGCGTAGTCTGCTCGCCGTATAGCTCGGAAACATTGCGGCAGCACAGTCTGAAACTCCGAAAGATGCGGATCGGTACAGAGCCGCGCTTCCATTTGCGACCAATCGGAATCCATTGAGTCGAATCGTTGGACCAGATAGGCCGCGGCAGCTTCACCATCTGGTGAGCGAAGAAAATCGATGAGTTCCGAAACCGTGAGTTCGGTAGGGACAGTCCAGCCACAATCAGCCAGCCGCTCCACCTCTCCAAGCATCTCCGCGAACCGTTGGGAGGCCTCGTCCATTTCGACGAGGAAAGTACCTACCTTCGCTCCCACTTCTTGGACCGCTTGGCCAACACGTAGGAACGTTTCGCGGTTATCTTCAACCCAAGTAAACCAAGCGTGGCGAACCATTTCGATCTGCTGAAACAATGGCTGGAGATAAGGAGCAAGAACGGTTTCCAATTCTGATGGCGGAAGATTAGCAGCCTTGCGGAGCTCGGCATCAATTTGCGCCTTCAACTCTGCTCCGAGATTTCGTTGCTCATTCATTCTGATACCAACTATTGCTGTGATTCCACTGCTCGATCGTGCTTCGATTCTCTTATAGAACAGCAGGGGGCGCCACCTAACCAAAGCTGCACCGGCCAACTCGAACCCGGCGTTCGCCCGACGCGGCACCCCAAAGATCCCCTAATCGCCCAGCATGCCCCTCCCATGTCGTGGCTTGCTCTGCCCAGCACACGCCGCGCGGCCCTTATAACTCACGGCCAGCGACGTCCCTAACCACGTCGCGCAAAAAGCGTCTCGGCGTCAGGTCGAGTGCCTTCGTGCCGCGCATGCCCACCCTAGGCCTCATCCCGTTGTCGTAGAAAAAGCGCAGTCCACCCATTAATTGGCGTAACGTGTCGAGGGTCTCCCCAAGCTCCACCCTGTTCGTCTGTTCAAACATTGCGCGGGCGTCAATCCCAGCGGGCCGGTGCCCGTAGTAGGAGTTTCTGATAGGTGAGTAGATTGTCTCGATTCGGCGTAGATGGCTTGAGACCTCCGTCTTCAAGAACCGGAAATCTGTACCGCTGCCGGGGATCCAAGCGCTTGCCAATAAATGACTCGTAAGACTGTCCGTTAGGCCTCGCTTCGCAAGCCTCCGCCCCAAAGCGTCCGTTGAGAAGAATTCGGGATGGTTCATTGC
This portion of the Edaphobacter sp. 4G125 genome encodes:
- a CDS encoding alkaline phosphatase family protein produces the protein MLRNVMFQLALAASVSAVAIHTNAETPKRHPVLMISIDGLRPDYVTEADKHGLKIPVLRSFLQKGAYADSVQNVSPTVTYPNHTTLVTGVSPNEHGIYNNTVFDPMGKEQSAWNWYGAQVKVPTLWQAAKASGLTTGSVLWPVTVHSRGIDYNVPEYWRTKTEYDHYLLEAVSTPSGFLEEAEKDAGPFYSGEGNLVLDEKITRTAISMIQAHHPDLVTIHIVALDHLEHAHGPFSPEANETLEQIDAKVGRIISAELRVHPDADIVITSDHGFLPVTHKMNLNAALVKAGLLTVSAGPKPHVTAWKAFAWSADGSAMVVLNDNSDKATEQQVAQLLSDLAKDPANGINQVLSRSEAAAIGVPEQAAFIVDWKSGYHMGSGLSTPLVEDTAPGGAHGYLATHPELHSSFFIVGPDIAKSKKLGTIDMRQIAPTLARELGIVLPSAKMQPLTLK
- a CDS encoding SGNH/GDSL hydrolase family protein produces the protein MKLIYCLFAVSLIAARTVTAESFWIGTWAAAPLRAEQAHVDKVRIGEAERTIRQTIRISQGGSEVRISFTNEFGLLPLQIKNVHVAIQKSKDTIDPASDHAVTFDNLTNITIAPGGYVTSDPIKMTAPPLSSLEVSVVLPEQKIDGITFHGTAVSSTYIATGDHAQDPSIPVAEVTHSWYFLKNIQVKKEKGSAAIVAIGDSITDGSFSEYDVNHRWTDRLAERLVHNRGTKHLSVMNAGIGGNRLLHNYIGQRALDRFDRDVLSAPGVKYIVLLEGINDIGFTGKPRGKGDQITIEELIAAMKQLIDRAHAKGLEIFGATLTPYEGARYSTPEGEQMRQTMNAFIRKSGNFDGVIDFDKAVRDPGNSTALFAKYDHGDHLHPSDAGYIAMGDAIDLSLFSVNPQKANKSGD
- a CDS encoding type II toxin-antitoxin system RelE/ParE family toxin; this translates as MDVRFKDPKLDRLETDPTYDAGFSQAIVTAYRSRMQVIRAASDERVFYSLKSLHFEKLKGNRSSQHSMRLNKQWRLIIEFEGVAPNKLVAVISIEDYH
- a CDS encoding HigA family addiction module antitoxin, translating into MIVEVMDRTPAEVFPPGEFIREEIEARGWSQVELAEILGRPPRLVSELIAGKRAITPETAKGLGEAFNTGAQFWMNLESSYRLAQVKQDSSNSVARRAKLYEKAPVKEMMRRYWIQPTENIDVLEKSVMDFLHIKSLDDQPQLLPHAARKSTSYIEHTPAEQAWLFRARQLAQAVDVKSFSEASFTTALARLKTLLRDPEDVRQVPRVLADAGVRFLVVETLPQTRIDGACLWLNDKSPVIAVSLRFDRIDGFWHTLLHECAHVKHKDGLEAGGLLDLDLVGEGSGTGEEKPAIEKRADDFAANFSIQKSDLDNFILRVRPLFSKTKIQGLSARLNVHQGIVVGQLQHRKAIPYSHSREMLAKVRHIVTEAALTDGFGSFLTTAV
- a CDS encoding AbiU2 domain-containing protein codes for the protein MGNRKNLGKLNPIRELTEADWIRELEHIDNQLTHVLDVFNFLEELFRLSNESEIALAAFNKTPLFWNVFRACLQESMFMGLGRLCDNSSDTVNVTRVLNGAMNHPEFFSTDALGRRLAKRGLTDSLTSHLLASAWIPGSGTDFRFLKTEVSSHLRRIETIYSPIRNSYYGHRPAGIDARAMFEQTNRVELGETLDTLRQLMGGLRFFYDNGMRPRVGMRGTKALDLTPRRFLRDVVRDVAGREL